One Microcoleus sp. FACHB-831 DNA segment encodes these proteins:
- a CDS encoding sulfite exporter TauE/SafE family protein: protein MAVALDFRSLVGLNYGKSSGIMCLMESALLLPLLSFLVGIIVGLTGIGGASLITPMLIFVFQVPPAIAVSSDVVAATLMKVIGGFKHWQQQTLDLQIVTWLALGSVPGSLAGVGILYLIKRTGASNLDFILLRLLGVIMLLVALLAIAQLLVKNFFPNLNLPEPPKFDLKTNVGRLQTLGVAAVLGCVVGLTSVSSGSMFALVLITFFRLDSRKLVGTDISQAAILLLFTSLGHIWLGTVNWSLVIPIWLGTVPGVLVGAKLCKITPPHGLRLAIYAILVMVSWKLVNQA, encoded by the coding sequence GTGGCTGTTGCTCTAGACTTTCGATCGCTTGTAGGGTTAAACTACGGTAAGTCTAGCGGAATTATGTGTTTAATGGAAAGTGCCTTATTACTGCCGCTGTTAAGCTTCCTAGTCGGCATCATCGTTGGTCTAACGGGAATTGGTGGTGCGTCTCTGATCACCCCGATGTTGATTTTCGTGTTCCAAGTACCGCCAGCGATCGCGGTGAGTTCTGATGTGGTGGCTGCCACCTTAATGAAGGTTATCGGCGGCTTCAAGCACTGGCAACAGCAAACGCTCGACCTGCAAATTGTTACATGGCTAGCTTTAGGGAGCGTTCCCGGATCGCTCGCTGGGGTGGGAATCTTATACCTGATTAAGCGTACTGGCGCTAGTAACCTGGATTTTATCCTCCTCCGCTTGCTCGGAGTAATAATGCTATTGGTCGCTTTGTTGGCGATCGCGCAATTGTTGGTGAAGAATTTTTTCCCCAACTTGAATTTACCCGAACCACCCAAGTTTGACTTAAAAACTAACGTGGGTCGCCTTCAAACTCTCGGTGTGGCAGCAGTTTTAGGCTGTGTAGTCGGTCTAACTAGCGTGTCCTCCGGTTCGATGTTTGCACTCGTCCTGATTACCTTTTTCCGCCTTGACTCTCGCAAGTTGGTGGGTACGGATATTTCCCAGGCGGCAATATTATTGCTTTTTACCTCCCTCGGACATATCTGGCTGGGGACAGTTAACTGGAGTCTGGTAATACCAATTTGGCTGGGTACGGTTCCTGGGGTTTTGGTAGGTGCAAAGCTCTGCAAAATCACGCCACCACACGGACTCCGGCTTGCGATCTACGCAATTTTAGTGATGGTGAGCTGG
- the rtcA gene encoding RNA 3'-terminal phosphate cyclase, whose protein sequence is MANILHIDGSYGEGGGQILRTSLSLATITGQPIRITKIRAKRKNPGLAIQHLTAVRAAATLCKAELHGDHVRSTTLEFIPTCPPQAGNYTFDVTETTGAGSAGAITLILQTILLPLALANGDSIVRLKGGTHIAFSPPFPYIEQVYVPMLKQMGVQVEVQLHSWGWYPQGNGEVELRVTGSGGVPLRGIQLLERGALQQVRGSAVVTKLPAHIPQRMANRAENLLQQANLPAKVEATIARGIAPGAGISLIAEYENSRAGFGAVGKLGVPAESVAEMAAEELLNFHATGMPVDQFLADQLLLPTALASEASQYRAAEISLHLTTNAWAIAQFGLARIEIDEDTQLVTIAPVATEV, encoded by the coding sequence TTGGCTAACATACTTCACATCGACGGCTCTTACGGTGAAGGTGGCGGTCAGATCCTCCGCACCTCTCTTAGTTTAGCTACCATCACAGGTCAACCAATTCGCATCACGAAGATTCGGGCAAAACGCAAAAATCCCGGACTTGCAATTCAACATTTAACTGCCGTGCGGGCGGCGGCTACCCTCTGCAAAGCCGAATTGCATGGAGATCATGTGCGTTCAACAACGCTGGAATTCATCCCCACTTGTCCGCCGCAAGCGGGAAATTATACCTTTGATGTCACCGAAACCACAGGCGCAGGTTCAGCAGGTGCTATTACCCTGATTTTGCAGACTATTTTACTCCCCCTAGCACTCGCGAATGGCGACTCCATAGTGAGGCTCAAGGGGGGAACTCACATCGCGTTTAGTCCTCCCTTCCCCTACATCGAACAAGTCTATGTACCCATGCTCAAGCAGATGGGCGTGCAAGTAGAGGTGCAACTGCATTCTTGGGGTTGGTATCCTCAAGGCAACGGCGAAGTGGAATTGCGAGTTACGGGTAGCGGGGGAGTACCTTTACGCGGTATTCAATTACTAGAGCGGGGAGCTTTGCAACAGGTGCGGGGTTCGGCTGTTGTGACAAAACTTCCTGCTCATATTCCGCAAAGGATGGCTAACCGAGCAGAAAATTTGTTACAGCAAGCCAATCTTCCTGCGAAGGTGGAGGCAACGATCGCGCGAGGCATTGCGCCAGGAGCAGGAATTTCTCTGATTGCTGAGTATGAAAATAGTCGCGCTGGCTTTGGTGCTGTAGGAAAACTAGGAGTACCAGCAGAAAGCGTGGCGGAAATGGCGGCTGAAGAGTTACTAAATTTCCACGCTACTGGGATGCCAGTCGATCAGTTTTTGGCAGATCAATTGCTATTGCCAACTGCTTTAGCGTCAGAGGCGAGTCAATATCGGGCTGCTGAAATTAGTTTGCATTTGACAACAAATGCGTGGGCGATCGCGCAATTTGGGCTAGCTAGGATCGAGATTGATGAAGATACCCAGCTAGTTACCATTGCACCTGTAGCTACTGAAGTTTAG
- a CDS encoding archease: MSYEFLEDFATADIAFRAWGKDLEEVFTAAGDATINVMIDNLDAIALQETRSFSLENDELDMLLFNFLQEFIYYKDSELLLLRAQQVEISEKDGLHQLSAVTKGEKLDRDRHEQRVDVKAVTLHQFQLEKTDDGWTAIVILDI, encoded by the coding sequence ATGTCTTATGAGTTTCTAGAAGATTTTGCTACTGCTGATATTGCCTTTCGCGCTTGGGGAAAGGATCTGGAGGAGGTTTTCACAGCGGCGGGTGATGCAACTATTAATGTGATGATTGATAATTTGGATGCGATCGCACTCCAGGAAACCCGCAGTTTTAGCTTAGAAAATGATGAACTAGATATGTTGCTGTTCAATTTTCTGCAAGAATTCATCTACTACAAAGACAGCGAGTTACTTCTGCTGAGGGCGCAACAGGTTGAAATTTCCGAGAAAGATGGGTTGCATCAGCTAAGTGCGGTTACGAAGGGAGAAAAGCTAGACCGCGATCGCCACGAACAACGGGTAGATGTCAAAGCTGTTACTTTACACCAATTCCAACTCGAAAAAACCGATGATGGTTGGACTGCTATAGTAATCCTCGATATTTAA
- a CDS encoding AbrB family transcriptional regulator — translation MAETATSPLTGKALLQKVKGSDLPRRELAKLCGYYTKTKSGSDRVNLTDFYDALLIAKGIPLDPESEKDGRGREASYRVSVHKNGQIVIGANYTAEMGLKPGDEFEIRLGYKHIRLVQIGSNALAENSDEGEDSADTEE, via the coding sequence CTGCAACTTCTCCATTAACTGGAAAAGCGCTACTCCAAAAAGTTAAGGGCAGTGACTTGCCCAGACGAGAGTTGGCTAAACTTTGCGGGTATTATACGAAAACGAAATCGGGTAGCGATCGCGTTAACCTGACAGATTTTTACGATGCCCTGCTGATAGCCAAAGGTATTCCTCTAGATCCAGAGAGCGAAAAGGATGGACGGGGCCGCGAAGCATCTTATCGCGTCAGCGTACACAAAAATGGTCAGATAGTCATAGGAGCAAACTACACCGCAGAAATGGGATTAAAACCAGGTGATGAGTTTGAAATCCGCTTGGGATACAAACACATTCGCTTGGTGCAGATTGGTAGTAATGCATTAGCAGAAAATAGCGACGAAGGTGAAGATAGCGCTGATACAGAAGAGTAA